The Metabacillus schmidteae nucleotide sequence AAATATTGGTAAAGGTTACTGAAATTGATAAGCAAGGTCGAGTAAACTTATCAAGAAAAGCAGTATTAAAGGAACAAAAAGAAAATCAACCAGAGCAACAAGGTTGATGTAATGATTGAGGCCATGGGTAACCAGGCTTCTTTTTCGATTAAATGCTTCAGAAGTCAATTATAGAACAAGCGCCATTTTTGTTCTACCTTGTCCCCTTTTTACATATTTTTTAGTAAAAAGGGGGATACATAATGCAAAGGAAAATCATTCAAATTGCTGGTTTTATTTTCATCATAACGATCGCCATTGGTTTTATAAAAAATCCTTTTACCTCATCTTATCTTGATCAAATAAAAAAAGCTGATATAACGGTTGTAAAACACCGGGATAAGCTGTATGAAGAAATTGCAACTAAAGCAGATGAATATAAAATACCAGCTCAAAATGCAGAAATACATAAAGTGTGGAAAGCGACCCCTGGTTATAATGGGATAGAAGTAGATATTGATGAGTCGTATAAAAAAATGAAAGCTAAGGGCTCTTTTGATGAAAATCTCCTTGTTTATCGGCAAGTCAAACCTTCTGTTCACCTAGAAGATCTAAATGCAGAGCCAATTTATAGAGGTCATCCTGATAAGCCGATGGTATCTTTTATTATTAATGTAGCTTGGGGGAATGAATACATTCCTGACATGCTTGAAACATTAAATAAATACCATGTAAAAGCTACCTTTTTCCTAGAAGGAAGATGGGTAAAAGAAAACCCTGATATGGCTATGATGATTGTTGATGCAGGACATGAAATAGGTAATCATTCCTATACACACCCAGATATGAGTCAGCTCTCTGCAGGTAAGATAAGAGAGCAATTATCGAAAACGAATGAAGTGATAAAATCGGTAACAGATGTTACTCCAACTTGGTTTGCACCTCCAAGCGGCAGTTTTAAGAGTGAAGTCGTAAAGATTGCGGATGAGATGAAAATGAAAACAGTGATGTGGAGTGTGGATACGATTGATTGGCAACGTCCAGAACCACATGTGTTGGTTTCTCGAGTAATGGGTAAAGTCCATAATGGAGCACTTATTTTAATGCATCCAACTTCTTCAACATCTAAAAGCTTAGAAACCTTAATTTTATCAATAAAGCAAAAAGGGTATTCGTTTGGTTCAGTATCAATGCTTGTTGACGAAGAACGATTATTTAGAGATGATCCCAAAACTAAAAAAGAGTAAACAACAAAGAAGGAGGAACACTTTTGATCAAAAAATATACGTGTCAAAATGGAGTAAGAATTGTATTAGAAAATATTCCTACGGTACGATCTGTTGCTATCGGTGTTTGGATTGGAACAGGATCTCGAAATGAAAACCTTGAAAATAACGGTGTATCGCATTTTCTTGAGCATATGTTTTTTAAAGGAACGAAAACAAGAACAGCTAGAGAAATAGCTGAATCTTTTGACAGCATTGGTGGTCAAGTAAATGCTTTTACATCAAAAGAATATACTTGCTACTATGCGAAAGTACTTGATGATCATGCAAGCTATGCTCTGGATGTTCTTGCAGATATGTTTTTTAATTCAACCTTTGATGAGGAAGAATTAAAAAAAGAAAAAAACGTTGTATATGAAGAGATTAAGATGTATGAAGATACTCCTGATGATATTGTCCATGATATTTTGAGCAAAGCTACTTATGGAAAGCACCCTCTAGCTTACCCTATATTAGGAACAGAGGAAACTTTAGCCTCTTTTAATGGTGATACATTAAGAGAATACATGAACAATCATTACACCCCTGAAAATGTTGTCATATCTGTTGCTGGTAACGTAAACGAAAGCTTTATTAAAGACGTTGAAAAGTTTTTTGGTTCTTACGAAACAACTTCCAAACCACGAACTTTTGAAAAACCGAGTTTTTATGATGAAAAACTCTCTAGGCAAAAAGATACAGAACAAGCTCACCTTTGTATTGGATATAACGGCCTTGAGGTTGGACACGATGATATATATAGCTTAATTGTCTTAAATAATATATTAGGAGGCAGCATGAGCAGCCGTTTGTTCCAAGATGTTCGTGAACAAAAAGGTCTTGCTTACTCGGTATTCTCCTATCACTCATCATATGAAGATAACGGTCTTCTCACTATTTATGGTGGAACAGGTAGTAAGCAACTTAATCTCTTGTTTGATACGATTCAAGAAACATTAGCAACGTTAAAAGCTGAAGGAATTACTGCAAAGGAACTAGCAAATAGCAAGGAGCAAATGAAGGGAAGTCTTATGTTAAGCCTGGAAAGTACAAACAGTCGAATGAGCCGAAATGGAAAAAATGAACTATTACTTGGCTATCATCGCTCTTTAGATACAATTATTGAAAAAGTGAATGAGGTAAGTGAAGATAGTGTAAATACACTAGCTAATAAAATTTTCACTGATACTTATTCAGTTGCCCTAATTAGTCCGGAGGGAGAACTTCCAAAAAAACTTCAATCATAAAAAGGGATGTCTACGATTTATTTTTAAATTGTAGGCATTTTTTTATAAGGTCGATTGATAAGATAGTAGTAAGGAGGAATGGAGATGAGACTTAGCGAACTTTCGGGTAAAGAAATTGTTGATGTGAAACGTGCAGAACGTTTAGGTGTACTTGGACAAACGGACTTAGAGATTAATGAGCAAGGACAAATAACTACACTTATCATCCCCTCGTTAAAATGGTTTGGTTTAAGAAAACAAGGTCAAGAAATACGAGTTCCATGGCTGCATATTAAAAAGATTGGGACAGATATGATTATTCTTGATATTCCGGATGAACAAATCGAAAAAATTGAATCCTAACCCACATTCGATTGGCATTTGCCGATCGTTTTTTTTATTTCTTTCCGTAAGAATATTATCACCGGTACATCCTGCACTCTCATAACAAAACCTCTTTCTTTTTATTCTTCTGTTTATTCACCCATATGCGGATTTCTACATAGTATGTTGAAGTAAGTTATCCTAGGATTTCAAGGAACTATTAACAGAAACACAAGCAAAAGAAGGTGAACATACAACATGTTAACAGGATTAAACGTAGCTGTTATCGGTGGTGATGCCAGACAGTTAGAAGTTATCCGTAAATTAACTGAACTTGATGCAAAGCTATTTCTCATTGGCTTTGACCAATTAGATCATGGCTTTACTGGTGCTACAAAAGTAAAAATAGATGAGGTTCCATTCCAAGAAATAGATGCAATTATTTTGCCTATCCCTGGTACGAATCAAGAGGGGATTGTGGAAACTGTTTTTTCAAATGAAGAGGTTATCTTAACTGAAGAGTTAATAAGTCAAACACCTTCTCATTGTACCATTTATTCAGGTATTTCAAATTCCTATTTAGATAATCTTGTTCAATCGACAAGTAAAAAATTAGTCCAACTTTTCAAAAGAGATGATGTAGCAATCTATAACTCAATTCCAACAGTTGAAGGAACGATTATGATGGTTATTCAACATACCGATATAACCATTCATGGTTCTACGATTGCTGTATTAGGATTAGGTAGAGTAGGTATGAGTGTCGCAAGAACGTTCTCTGCACTAGGTGCAAAAGTAAAAGTAGGAGCAAGAGATACGGCAGACTTAGCTAGAATCACTGAAATGGGTCTTATTCCATTCCATATTGATCATCTTCAGCAAGAGGTAAAAGACATTGATGTGTGTATAAATACAATCCCGGCAATGGTTATAGCGGCAAAAGTCATTTCCAATATGCCAGCACACACATTAATTATTGATCTTGCTTCCAAACCTGGTGGAACAGATTTTCGCTACGCGGAAAAAAGAGGAATTAAGGCACTATTGGCTCCTGGATTACCAGGAATCGTAGCACCCAAAACAGCCGGCCAAATCGTTGCAAATGTCCTAACACAGCTTCTATGTAATTTAAAGATAGATGGAAAGGAGTAATCTTCATGAAATTAGAAGGTAAGCGAATTGGATTTGGTATTACGGGTTCACATTGCACATACGAGGATGTTTATCCACAAATAAAATCGTTATTAGATGAGGGTGCAGATGTTATTCCTGTTGTCACATTTACAGTGAAAAACACAACAACCCGCTTTGGAAAAGCAGGAGAATGGGTAGAAAAAGTAGAGGAATTAACAGGGAATAAAGTCATTGATTCCATCGTTGCAGCGGAACCTCTTGGCCCAAAGCTTCCGTTAGATTGTATGATAATCGCTCCACTAACTGGTAATTCAATGAGTAAGTTTGCTAATGCACTTACTGATTCACCTGTCCTAATGGCTGCCAAAGCAACTCTAAGAACACATCGTCCAGTTGTTGTTGGAATTTCTACTAATGATGCGCTCGGTTTAAATGGTGTAAACCTCATGCGGCTAATGGCAACAAAGGATATATATTTTATCCCATTCGGTCAGGATGCACCTAATCAAAAACCAAATTCAATGGTTGCAAGAATGGAAGCATTACTTGATACTGTTTTAGCTGCGTTAGAAGGAAAACAATATCAACCGGTTGTTGTAGAAAAATTTCGTGATTTAGAGAAATAATTTTATTATTCAATCAAAGAATCAAAATTTTTCATCCATTCGACAATTTATGTGATAGAATAGTACGTAAAAGATTTGAAGCTGTATTTAAAATAGTGAATATAGCTGGAAGGAGCTAGTGTTAAATGGAAGCAAAAGGTTATCATGTAGCAGTAGTCGGAGCAACAGGAGCTGTGGGGCAGCAAATGCTTCACACATTAGAACAACGAAATTTTCCTATTTCTAAATTAACTTTGCTTTCTTCTGAACGTTCAGCAGGGAAAAAAGTAATGTTCAGAGATGAAGAATATATTGTCGAAGCTGCAACTCCAGAAAGTTTTGAAGGTGTTCAAATCGCACTATTCTCAGCAGGTGGAGGTGTGTCAAAGCAACTTGCACCAGAAGCAGTAAAGCGTGGCGCAATTGTAGTAGACAACACAAGTGCATACCGCATGGATGAGAATGTTCCATTAGTTGTTCCCGAAGTAAATGAAGAAGCGTTAAAAGCGCATAATGGTATCATCGCAAATCCAAACTGCTCAACGATTCAGATGGTTGTTGCTCTTGAGCCAATTCGTCAACAATTTGGTCTAAACAAAGTAATTGTTTCTACCTACCAAGCAGTTTCAGGTGCAGGAGCAGCTGCAATCAATGAGCTAAAGGAACAAGCAAAAGCAATTTTAAATGGAGATGATTTCACTCCGGAAATTCTTCCTGTTAGCGGTGATGAGAAACATTATCAGATTGCTTTTAATGCAATTCCGCAAATTGATAAATTCCAAGATAATGGATATACTTTTGAAGAAATGAAAATGATTAATGAGACGAAAAAAATTATGAGCACTCCTAAGCTACATGTAGCTGCAACATGTGTTCGTTTACCTGTTGAAACAGGACATTCTGAATCAGTTTATATTGAAGTAGATTCTGAAGGAGTCTCTGCTCAACAAATAAAAGAATTATTGAAAGAATCAGATGGAATTACATTACAAGATGACCCTTCACAACAAATCTATCCAATGCCGGCAAACTGTGTTGGTAAAAATGATGTCTTTGTTGGAAGAATCCGAAAAGATTTAGACCGTGATAATGGTTTTCATATGTGGATTGTTTCTGACAACCTTTTAAAGGGTGCGGCATGGAATTCTGTACAAATCGCTGAAAGTTTAGTGAAATTACAACTAGTTTAACTCTTTAAAGAAGAGAGCATGGTATTTTGCCGGCTCTCTTCTCTCACGTCTATAGTAGAGGTGTTATCATTGAAAATTATTGTTCAAAAATTTGGTGGAACATCCGTAAAGGATGACCGTGGTCGCAAAATGGCGCTAGGCCATATACAAGATGCAATAAATGAAGGATACAAAGTAATTGCAGTTGTCTCAGCAATGGGACGAAGCGGAGATCCATACGCG carries:
- a CDS encoding polysaccharide deacetylase family protein, whose product is MQRKIIQIAGFIFIITIAIGFIKNPFTSSYLDQIKKADITVVKHRDKLYEEIATKADEYKIPAQNAEIHKVWKATPGYNGIEVDIDESYKKMKAKGSFDENLLVYRQVKPSVHLEDLNAEPIYRGHPDKPMVSFIINVAWGNEYIPDMLETLNKYHVKATFFLEGRWVKENPDMAMMIVDAGHEIGNHSYTHPDMSQLSAGKIREQLSKTNEVIKSVTDVTPTWFAPPSGSFKSEVVKIADEMKMKTVMWSVDTIDWQRPEPHVLVSRVMGKVHNGALILMHPTSSTSKSLETLILSIKQKGYSFGSVSMLVDEERLFRDDPKTKKE
- a CDS encoding M16 family metallopeptidase; this encodes MIKKYTCQNGVRIVLENIPTVRSVAIGVWIGTGSRNENLENNGVSHFLEHMFFKGTKTRTAREIAESFDSIGGQVNAFTSKEYTCYYAKVLDDHASYALDVLADMFFNSTFDEEELKKEKNVVYEEIKMYEDTPDDIVHDILSKATYGKHPLAYPILGTEETLASFNGDTLREYMNNHYTPENVVISVAGNVNESFIKDVEKFFGSYETTSKPRTFEKPSFYDEKLSRQKDTEQAHLCIGYNGLEVGHDDIYSLIVLNNILGGSMSSRLFQDVREQKGLAYSVFSYHSSYEDNGLLTIYGGTGSKQLNLLFDTIQETLATLKAEGITAKELANSKEQMKGSLMLSLESTNSRMSRNGKNELLLGYHRSLDTIIEKVNEVSEDSVNTLANKIFTDTYSVALISPEGELPKKLQS
- a CDS encoding YlmC/YmxH family sporulation protein, whose amino-acid sequence is MRLSELSGKEIVDVKRAERLGVLGQTDLEINEQGQITTLIIPSLKWFGLRKQGQEIRVPWLHIKKIGTDMIILDIPDEQIEKIES
- the dpaA gene encoding dipicolinic acid synthetase subunit A, which produces MLTGLNVAVIGGDARQLEVIRKLTELDAKLFLIGFDQLDHGFTGATKVKIDEVPFQEIDAIILPIPGTNQEGIVETVFSNEEVILTEELISQTPSHCTIYSGISNSYLDNLVQSTSKKLVQLFKRDDVAIYNSIPTVEGTIMMVIQHTDITIHGSTIAVLGLGRVGMSVARTFSALGAKVKVGARDTADLARITEMGLIPFHIDHLQQEVKDIDVCINTIPAMVIAAKVISNMPAHTLIIDLASKPGGTDFRYAEKRGIKALLAPGLPGIVAPKTAGQIVANVLTQLLCNLKIDGKE
- a CDS encoding dipicolinate synthase subunit B encodes the protein MKLEGKRIGFGITGSHCTYEDVYPQIKSLLDEGADVIPVVTFTVKNTTTRFGKAGEWVEKVEELTGNKVIDSIVAAEPLGPKLPLDCMIIAPLTGNSMSKFANALTDSPVLMAAKATLRTHRPVVVGISTNDALGLNGVNLMRLMATKDIYFIPFGQDAPNQKPNSMVARMEALLDTVLAALEGKQYQPVVVEKFRDLEK
- the asd gene encoding aspartate-semialdehyde dehydrogenase, producing MEAKGYHVAVVGATGAVGQQMLHTLEQRNFPISKLTLLSSERSAGKKVMFRDEEYIVEAATPESFEGVQIALFSAGGGVSKQLAPEAVKRGAIVVDNTSAYRMDENVPLVVPEVNEEALKAHNGIIANPNCSTIQMVVALEPIRQQFGLNKVIVSTYQAVSGAGAAAINELKEQAKAILNGDDFTPEILPVSGDEKHYQIAFNAIPQIDKFQDNGYTFEEMKMINETKKIMSTPKLHVAATCVRLPVETGHSESVYIEVDSEGVSAQQIKELLKESDGITLQDDPSQQIYPMPANCVGKNDVFVGRIRKDLDRDNGFHMWIVSDNLLKGAAWNSVQIAESLVKLQLV